From a single Halovulum dunhuangense genomic region:
- a CDS encoding adenosylcobalamin-dependent ribonucleoside-diphosphate reductase: MTRFAAPISEAIWDMKYRFKTPEGAPIDLSVEDSWRRVARALAVVEKNPGAWEQRFYAALEDFRFLPAGRIMAGAGTGRSVTLFNCFVMGTIPDSMAGIFEMLKEAALTMQQGGGIGYDFSTIRPRGAAVHGVGADASGPLSFMDVWDSMCRTIMSAGSRRGAMMATMRCDHPDIAEFIDAKRDPARLRMFNLSVLVTDAFMAAVKEDGDWDLVFERRIFATVRARDLWNRIMRATYDYAEPGVIFIDRINQRNNLNYAETIAATNPCGEQPLPPYGACLLGSINLARLVRDPFGPDAALDEAALDELVAVAVRMMDNVVDASRFPLPQQAAEAQAKRRIGLGVTGLADALMMLDLRYGSEEAARLTGRWLQRIARAAYLASAHLAEEKGAFPLFDRDRFIASDMMERMDPDVREAVARHGIRNALVTSIAPTGTISLLAGNVSSGIEPVFAHSYTRKVLQPDGSRTEEEVVDYAVQQWRARMGDALFPDSFVTAQTLDPLEHVRMQAAAQEWVDSSISKTINCPADIPFEDFKDVYLAAWDQGCKGCTTYRPNAVTGSVLSVGEADPAQVEGGEALHHADKLDRPETLEGNTYKIKWPESEHAIYITINDIVLGGQRRPFEVFINSKNMEHFAWTVALTRMISAVFRRGGDVSFVVEEMKAVFDPRGGAWMEGRYIPSILAAIGGVIERHMIEIGFLDGEGMGAKSDPHLAGYGNGNRGPACPNCGQYAMRMIEGCMTCAECGHSKCA; encoded by the coding sequence ATGACCCGTTTTGCCGCCCCCATCTCGGAAGCCATCTGGGACATGAAGTACCGCTTCAAGACCCCCGAGGGCGCACCGATCGACCTGAGCGTCGAGGACAGCTGGCGCCGGGTCGCCCGCGCGCTGGCCGTGGTGGAGAAGAACCCCGGCGCCTGGGAACAGCGGTTCTACGCGGCGCTCGAGGATTTCCGCTTCCTTCCCGCGGGCCGGATCATGGCGGGCGCGGGCACCGGGCGGTCGGTCACGCTTTTCAACTGCTTCGTCATGGGCACGATCCCCGACAGCATGGCCGGCATCTTCGAGATGCTGAAGGAAGCCGCGCTGACCATGCAGCAGGGCGGCGGCATCGGCTACGACTTCTCGACCATCCGCCCACGCGGGGCTGCGGTGCACGGCGTGGGCGCCGACGCCTCGGGCCCGCTGTCCTTCATGGACGTGTGGGATTCGATGTGCCGCACGATCATGTCGGCCGGCTCGCGCCGGGGGGCGATGATGGCGACGATGCGTTGCGACCATCCCGACATCGCCGAGTTCATCGACGCCAAGCGCGACCCGGCGCGGTTGCGCATGTTCAACCTGTCGGTGCTGGTGACCGACGCCTTCATGGCGGCGGTGAAGGAGGATGGCGACTGGGACCTGGTCTTCGAGCGGCGGATCTTTGCCACGGTCCGGGCGCGCGACCTGTGGAACCGGATCATGCGCGCGACCTATGATTATGCGGAACCCGGGGTCATCTTCATCGACCGCATCAACCAGCGCAACAACCTGAACTACGCAGAGACCATCGCCGCCACCAACCCCTGCGGCGAGCAGCCGCTGCCGCCTTACGGCGCCTGCCTGCTGGGCTCGATCAACCTGGCGCGGCTGGTGCGCGATCCCTTCGGACCCGATGCGGCGCTGGACGAGGCGGCGCTGGACGAGCTGGTCGCGGTCGCGGTGCGGATGATGGACAACGTGGTGGATGCCAGCCGCTTTCCGCTGCCCCAGCAGGCGGCGGAAGCGCAGGCGAAGCGCCGCATCGGGCTGGGCGTCACGGGGCTTGCCGATGCGCTGATGATGCTGGACCTGCGCTACGGATCCGAGGAAGCCGCGCGTCTGACCGGGCGCTGGTTGCAGCGGATCGCGCGCGCGGCCTATCTCGCCTCGGCGCATCTGGCCGAGGAGAAGGGGGCGTTTCCGCTGTTCGACCGGGACCGGTTCATCGCCTCGGACATGATGGAGCGCATGGACCCTGACGTGCGCGAGGCCGTCGCCCGGCACGGGATCCGCAACGCGCTGGTGACATCGATCGCGCCCACCGGCACGATCAGCCTGCTTGCGGGGAATGTCAGCTCCGGCATCGAGCCGGTCTTTGCCCACAGCTACACCCGCAAGGTTCTGCAACCCGACGGCAGCCGCACCGAGGAGGAGGTGGTGGACTACGCCGTGCAGCAGTGGCGGGCGCGGATGGGGGACGCGCTGTTCCCCGACAGCTTCGTGACCGCCCAGACGCTGGATCCGCTGGAACATGTGCGGATGCAGGCGGCGGCGCAGGAATGGGTCGATTCGAGCATCTCCAAGACGATCAACTGCCCGGCCGACATTCCCTTCGAGGATTTCAAGGACGTCTATCTCGCGGCCTGGGACCAGGGCTGCAAGGGCTGCACCACCTACCGGCCGAACGCGGTGACGGGCAGCGTGCTGAGTGTCGGAGAGGCGGATCCCGCGCAGGTCGAGGGCGGCGAGGCGCTGCATCATGCCGACAAGCTCGACCGGCCCGAGACGCTTGAAGGCAACACCTACAAGATCAAGTGGCCCGAGTCCGAACACGCCATCTACATCACCATCAACGACATCGTCCTGGGCGGCCAGCGCCGTCCCTTCGAGGTGTTCATCAACTCGAAGAACATGGAGCATTTCGCCTGGACCGTGGCGCTGACGCGGATGATCTCGGCGGTGTTCCGGCGCGGCGGCGATGTCAGCTTCGTGGTCGAGGAGATGAAGGCCGTGTTCGACCCGCGTGGCGGCGCCTGGATGGAGGGGCGCTACATCCCCTCGATCCTGGCCGCGATCGGCGGGGTGATCGAGCGGCACATGATCGAGATCGGCTTTCTCGACGGCGAGGGCATGGGCGCGAAATCAGACCCCCACCTGGCCGGCTACGGGAACGGCAACCGCGGCCCGGCCTGTCCGAATTGCGGCCAATACGCCATGCGCATGATCGAGGGCTGCATGACCTGCGCCGAATGCGGCCACTCGAAATGCGCATGA
- a CDS encoding DUF1489 family protein, giving the protein MAGPVHLLKLSVGTESVEDLAAWQDSVVERNRAAGLGAVVTHTTRMWPRREAEILAGGSIYWVIRGAVLCRQKVLGLEERIGGDGIRRCAIVLEPGLVRTSPQPRRPFQGWRYLKPTDAPADLGAYVPGEETLPRELAEELAALGVL; this is encoded by the coding sequence ATGGCCGGACCGGTCCATCTTCTGAAACTGTCGGTCGGAACCGAGTCGGTCGAGGATCTGGCCGCCTGGCAGGACAGCGTGGTCGAGCGCAACCGCGCCGCCGGGCTTGGCGCTGTGGTCACCCATACTACCCGCATGTGGCCCCGCCGCGAGGCCGAGATCCTTGCGGGCGGATCGATCTACTGGGTGATCCGGGGCGCCGTCCTGTGTCGGCAGAAGGTCCTGGGCCTCGAGGAACGCATCGGCGGCGACGGCATCCGCCGCTGCGCGATCGTGCTGGAACCGGGGCTGGTGCGCACCAGCCCCCAGCCGCGCCGCCCCTTCCAGGGCTGGCGCTACCTGAAGCCCACCGACGCGCCGGCCGATCTGGGGGCCTATGTCCCGGGCGAGGAAACACTCCCGCGTGAATTGGCAGAGGAGCTTGCGGCGCTAGGTGTCCTGTAG
- the yghX gene encoding YghX family hydrolase: protein MTEAQTPRKKAGDFDQRLLELYDGYVHGKMSKRAFMDAAAKFAVGGVTVAALVESLQPDYALAQQVSPDDPDIVTERITYASPDGHGEISGLLARPAAATDPIGAVLVIHENRGLNPYIEDVVRRVAKAGFIALGPDGLSPLGGYPGNDDQGREMQGQLDSAKLMADFFAGYEHLTTIEGGNGKVGAVGFCYGGGVCNALAVAYPGMACSVPYYGRQANAEDAAQIQAPLLLHYAELDTRINEGWPAYEEALKAAGKTYEAHIYPGVNHGFHNDTTPRYDQAAAELSWSRTLEWFNRYLV, encoded by the coding sequence ATGACCGAAGCCCAGACCCCCCGCAAAAAGGCAGGCGATTTCGACCAGCGCCTGCTGGAACTCTATGACGGATATGTGCACGGCAAGATGAGCAAGCGCGCCTTCATGGACGCGGCCGCCAAGTTCGCCGTCGGCGGCGTGACCGTTGCCGCCCTCGTGGAAAGCCTTCAGCCCGATTACGCCCTGGCCCAGCAGGTCAGCCCCGATGACCCCGACATCGTGACGGAGCGGATCACCTACGCCTCGCCCGATGGGCATGGCGAGATCTCGGGCCTGCTGGCGCGCCCGGCGGCTGCGACCGATCCGATCGGCGCGGTGCTGGTGATCCACGAGAACCGCGGCCTCAATCCCTACATCGAGGATGTGGTGCGCCGCGTGGCCAAGGCCGGCTTCATCGCCCTTGGCCCCGACGGGCTGTCACCGCTGGGCGGGTATCCCGGCAATGACGACCAGGGCCGCGAGATGCAGGGCCAACTCGATTCTGCGAAGCTGATGGCGGATTTCTTCGCCGGCTACGAGCACCTGACCACCATCGAGGGCGGCAACGGCAAGGTCGGCGCCGTGGGCTTCTGCTACGGCGGCGGCGTGTGCAACGCGCTGGCCGTGGCCTATCCCGGCATGGCCTGCTCGGTGCCCTATTACGGCCGGCAGGCCAACGCCGAGGATGCCGCACAGATCCAGGCGCCGCTGCTGCTGCACTATGCCGAGCTTGACACCCGCATCAACGAGGGGTGGCCCGCCTATGAAGAGGCCTTGAAGGCAGCCGGCAAGACCTATGAGGCGCATATCTATCCGGGCGTGAACCACGGCTTCCACAACGACACGACGCCGCGCTACGACCAGGCCGCGGCCGAACTGTCCTGGAGCCGCACCCTCGAGTGGTTCAACCGCTATCTTGTCTGA